GTGAAGCTTGGAACCTGGCTTATCGGGCTCGTGGGTCACGTGAGTCATACCGGCCTTGTAACCCATAAAGGCGGTGAAGTGTGGCGGTTTAGTTGGATCATCTTTAGGGAACGACCTAATTTTACCGCGTTGAGATTTACATCTCTTTTTCGGGAAGAACCCGAGGTTACCGCTACGGGGCCTCTCAAATTTACGGTGTGACATCTTATGCTAGGTAACAAACTTTCGACCACCTGAACTTCGTAGGCCCTTATGTTTTCTATTAATGGCCTAAGGTGTTAAATAAAGTAACAATGAGAAGACAACCCTATCCTGGGTCCGAGTTGTATGGGGAACGCGTTGCCTGGAAGGAAATGGGGAAGGCCCATGGGAAATTACAGAGGCCCCTGGCTGATATACACTATCTTACTAGCCATGAATACATTGTACCATAATTCTAAAGATATACCACATCGCTTCCCAATTTGTTGAATCCAAGATTCTTACGTTTTCATTAGTTTATCGACACTTATTTACATTTCTAATTATTGGCTTATATGATTTAAGTCTGCGACAAATTCTGCATTATACTAATTATGTATACGTTAGAACCTTGTATGAGGTCAAATTAACTTACACATCTGAAGCAAGGCTTCGTTTTAGCCATTGAATTGTAGAGATTATAAATACGAAATTTTCTTTTCATCCCCGATTCAATACATACCCCGCATTTATTTTGTGCAATAGTAATTCAGCAGATTCTATTGTGTAAAATTGTATAGATTAGCCATCACAACCACATTGCTGTCTTACTTGTGGTTATCACTTTACACTATTTCATCGCAACACACATTTTATTCTAGgaaaatatacattgttgTATTATGTATAAGCTATAACTTTCATTGTTCGCTAGGGTAGTTTACGTCTATGCCACGATCGTCTGGTCATTCTCTCACAGACGCTGAGagggtatgttttattagTTACTGCGATGTATAAACTATTCCATAGGCGGCGTTTGAATGGTCGCGTGAGAAGCGTGCGGTATCTCGTGGAAGGAGCAAACGTTCAGCTTCTGAAGAGGGTTCTTATTCTAGGTACCGTCGGCGTAGCAGGTATGATGACAGCAGCGATTCGGATCATCCTCGGGATCCATTTAACCCTTTAAAACTGGCTTATCAGGGCAAACGTGCGAGAAAATACCATCGAGGCAAATCTCGTTCACGATCTCGTTCTCGTGAACGCCGTTCTCCCAGACAATGGGCGCATGACTTATATGATGACAGTGAGTTACGTGTAGCTGAGGAATCAAGGTACAATCGTGATCGATCGGATCGTGATATTACACGGTATGAGTTGGACACGCGCCGTGGTTCATGGCGATCTAAAGCTGGTGGCGTGTATATACCTCCTGACGACGACCAATCTGTTGATGATGACATTTATTCGGATTACCGTCCACGGCGCAACAGCTCCACTGGCAGATCGTCCTATAGATCGAGGTCTTATGAGAGGCCTGATCCGGTGTACACATTGGACTAACTGTGTTACGTATGCTGTTTAGGAGCCACTAATACGATTGTAGAGTATTGATTTTTGAGCCACGCGAATACGGCGACGTTAATATTCACGTGATGTTGTTTGGCGTGACGGCTGTATTCCATGGTTCATCGCAGCTGGGTATGATATTTGTTATTACCTTTACATTAATTCTGATTTATCATGTTTATTACTCAGTAGTATAAgaaatgtgtatatcttTTGTGTTGCTCTGAACCCAACTTTATCTCTCAGTGCCAGGTGCAAGAGTGGTATTAGTACATACAGATCACGGTAATTTAGTGACTACTTGGTCACGCATTGTGTGGCACACTTATGGTTTGTTATTGACGTTAACTGTGTGGCGGCATTACCGTTTTGTTACTACACTTGGGTGATACCCTTTTTGGGATTTATACCACATCAATCTGCTGATTCCTGTCACCAACACTTCTGATCTATTACTTTTATACTCTATACATTGgtatttatcattttctaTTGGTCATTTATAAACATGAGCCTTACAAGCGTTTGCTATGCGCGTACTCCTTGTGCCGCAGGCGACCAGTGCCTTACGAGGATGCGCCAACTTTTACTCTTTTGCCATATAGGGATAGTAATGCTACGTTCATaacaaaactattactatTATTTTGTCGACTTTATACGCCTGCAAAAACAATTGCGCATATTACTTAATTTATCGCATTTATGCTTTTTCTCTTACAAAACCTTAACATAGATTGcacatataatataaactCTCTGTTTTATATCTAAGTTGCGTCTTATACCGAGCGGCCTTTATTATATTGCTACACCGAGTTGTATTTTAGTCGTTAAATTCTTCATGAAGCATCGACGAGTTTCATGGTCATTAATTAGCGATTGCATTTGTTATCAAGGGAAATCTGCTGTTAAAGGGTTGATATATCGGTAAAGTTAGATCCATTGTATTGCACAACTTTGGTtgctttatatattgtggGCATTACATTATGGAAGGGGTGAACGCCAAGCATCAGCAAGTACTGCTGCTAACTATGGGTGAAATAAACCAGCGCATACGGCAGGCTTTGTATACATCTGATGTCGGTTGTCCTGAGACGGTTTACTATGAGTTGTCGCAGGCCACTCATGATCCTATATACCGTGAGCGTATTTTGAAGGCTGCGTGGCGCTGCCTCAATTCACATGTTTCTCGGTACAAGCGCATTAAAAAAGCACTATGCCTGTTGACATATCTCGCTTTGAATGGTCATGAGGCTTGCATCACTGAGATAATCAATCACATTGACGACATAACAGCTCTGCACGACCTCGAGTACCCAGCCCATGGTATGGAAACTGCCTCAATCATAAAGGATAAGGCTATAGATTTGATTAATCTGGTTTGCAACCCTCCTATTTTGGAGCGTCGGAGACGCGAGGTTGCTTCGCTGCGGTCTCGCTTTATTGGCGTGACTGCTCACAACGGCCGGGTTGAGACGCAGGCAATCCACAAGCCCATATACACAGTTGATCCTAAGAACGACCTTTTATGGGTATTGCCGCAGATAGCTTCTCAGAAGTGGGCTGCCTTTTCCAATCTCGTGAAAAACACAGGTTTGAATATAAGCAAGAAGTACAATTCCTTGGTATGCAAGAAGGGAGCGAATGGGCGCACCAATTCATCTGACATGTATCCCGTATTGCGTACCATGGGTGACCACACCGCAGTTGGCTACCGCGGCAGTTCTATGCATGAGCCAAACTCTCCATACAGCAGGACTTTGGGCAACCCTGAGTATTCCTACCGCGCACGTATGTATCGTAGATCGGTAAGCTCCAGTATGGACGAGGGCAGTGTTACATCTTCATCGGATTCCTTCGCTCGTCATTTACCTCCGCACAACAGCTCTCGTCGCAAGAGCATAGACACGCTTTCTGGATCATCTGGGAGCAGCAGTGCAACGTCCTGGGAGCAACCACAGGACCATCGTGTAAGACACGGTAGTGACAACCCGTCGTCTAGAAGATTGCAACACACCAAGAGGAGTGGCTATAGGAACGATCTGCTGTCTCCGCATTACAAACGTCCAGTAAGCATGGACCACATTGAGGTTTACGGGGCAAATTACGACGATTGCTCAATTGTCAATGGGCATGGCTATAGGGTTGAGCACAGCAAGACTCTTGGGGATGAGATGAAAGCGTTGAGCTTGGGCCCTTCCGGGAATTCCCTTGATGGTTATGCGAGGCCAGGCCGTAACTACCGCATCGATGACAAAGCGACCTATCGATACGATT
This is a stretch of genomic DNA from Babesia bovis T2Bo chromosome 1, whole genome shotgun sequence. It encodes these proteins:
- a CDS encoding ENTH (epsin) domain family protein, which produces MEGVNAKHQQVLLLTMGEINQRIRQALYTSDVGCPETVYYELSQATHDPIYRERILKAAWRCLNSHVSRYKRIKKALCLLTYLALNGHEACITEIINHIDDITALHDLEYPAHGMETASIIKDKAIDLINLVCNPPILERRRREVASLRSRFIGVTAHNGRVETQAIHKPIYTVDPKNDLLWVLPQIASQKWAAFSNLVKNTGLNISKKYNSLVCKKGANGRTNSSDMYPVLRTMGDHTAVGYRGSSMHEPNSPYSRTLGNPEYSYRARMYRRSVSSSMDEGSVTSSSDSFARHLPPHNSSRRKSIDTLSGSSGSSSATSWEQPQDHRVRHGSDNPSSRRLQHTKRSGYRNDLLSPHYKRPVSMDHIEVYGANYDDCSIVNGHGYRVEHSKTLGDEMKALSLGPSGNSLDGYARPGRNYRIDDKATYRYDSPEMSRGIDSYKHFPRY